A window of Pseudomonadota bacterium contains these coding sequences:
- a CDS encoding VanZ family protein: MKPCRYKMIARKHDPSLIIWYALPLVGYCILIFYLSSQPDVALPSIVPQSDKLLHLAEYAVLGALAHRFFQHLLPEKSKIFVLMVAFLFALVYGLSDELHQSFVQGRDSSWFDVLADGAGGYLGARLTMFIFQKGRE; the protein is encoded by the coding sequence ATGAAACCATGTCGGTATAAAATGATCGCTCGCAAACATGATCCCTCCCTGATTATTTGGTATGCGCTTCCTCTGGTGGGTTACTGTATTTTGATTTTTTATCTGTCCTCCCAGCCGGATGTTGCTCTGCCTTCCATTGTTCCCCAGTCGGATAAACTTTTACATCTGGCGGAATATGCTGTTCTTGGGGCTCTGGCTCATCGCTTTTTCCAGCACCTGCTGCCGGAAAAATCAAAGATTTTTGTGCTCATGGTTGCCTTTTTATTTGCCCTGGTTTATGGTCTCAGTGATGAGCTTCATCAATCTTTCGTCCAGGGACGTGACAGCTCCTGGTTTGATGTTCTGGCAGATGGGGCCGGGGGCTATCTCGGAGCCCGGCTCACCATGTTCATTTTTCAAAAAGGAAGGGAGTAA
- the miaB gene encoding tRNA (N6-isopentenyl adenosine(37)-C2)-methylthiotransferase MiaB, translating to MVTMNLYLETYGCQMNVSDSQKIETLFGEEGYQLVSDFHLADLIIINTCSVREKPEQKVFSALGRYLPLKRRNSRLVVAVGGCVAQQWGAQLQQKCLGLDIVFGTHAIDALPAMVREVRNTCLPQLDTDFRPVIPSLDIIPHYAAGTLTAFVTIMQGCDNYCSYCIVPYVRGREYSRPSVSILAEIRQLAEKGIREVILLGQNVNSYGLQTAGELNFPQLLARVNEIHGIERIRFTTSHPKDLSAELIAAFVDLDHLCPQFHLPLQSGSDRILERMGRGYSTAEYFDKVERLRQVCPEIAFSSDMIIGFPGESDEEFQQTMDMIRRVRYDTVYSFKYSPRPGTAAASFSDQVEETVKKERLRVFQALQDEITSENLRNLEDTTQEILVNGPAKRGGDQWVGRTPTNQIVNFSSAENLVGHFVTVRISRALRHSLQGTLEKDLFP from the coding sequence ATGGTCACGATGAATCTCTACCTGGAAACGTACGGCTGCCAGATGAATGTCAGCGACTCCCAGAAAATTGAAACGCTTTTCGGGGAGGAAGGCTACCAGCTGGTGAGTGACTTTCACCTGGCTGATCTGATCATCATCAATACCTGCAGCGTGCGGGAAAAACCGGAACAAAAGGTGTTCAGCGCTCTGGGGCGATACCTGCCGTTGAAGCGTCGGAATTCCCGGCTGGTGGTGGCTGTTGGCGGTTGCGTGGCCCAGCAGTGGGGGGCGCAATTGCAACAGAAATGTCTTGGGCTGGATATCGTTTTCGGTACCCACGCCATTGATGCCCTGCCGGCCATGGTGCGGGAAGTCAGAAATACCTGTCTGCCACAGCTTGATACGGATTTTCGACCAGTTATCCCCTCGCTGGATATTATCCCCCATTATGCCGCCGGAACCCTGACGGCTTTTGTCACCATCATGCAGGGCTGTGATAATTATTGCAGCTATTGCATTGTTCCCTATGTCCGGGGGCGGGAATACAGCCGTCCCAGTGTTTCCATCCTGGCTGAAATCAGGCAACTGGCCGAAAAAGGAATCAGGGAAGTGATTCTTCTGGGACAAAACGTTAACTCTTATGGCCTGCAAACGGCAGGAGAGCTTAATTTCCCTCAGTTGCTGGCCCGGGTCAATGAAATCCATGGTATTGAGCGTATTCGCTTCACTACCTCCCATCCCAAAGATCTGTCTGCTGAGCTGATTGCCGCCTTTGTAGATCTTGATCACCTTTGTCCACAGTTTCATTTGCCATTGCAGTCCGGTTCCGACAGGATTTTAGAGCGAATGGGACGGGGCTACAGCACCGCTGAATATTTTGATAAAGTAGAACGGTTGCGCCAGGTTTGCCCGGAAATTGCTTTTTCCTCAGATATGATTATCGGTTTTCCCGGCGAAAGCGATGAAGAGTTTCAACAGACCATGGATATGATTCGTCGGGTACGCTATGATACGGTCTATTCGTTCAAATATTCTCCCCGTCCTGGAACTGCGGCAGCGTCTTTTTCTGATCAGGTTGAGGAAACAGTAAAAAAAGAGCGGCTGCGGGTTTTTCAAGCCCTGCAGGATGAGATTACCAGCGAAAATTTACGGAACCTGGAGGACACAACCCAGGAGATATTGGTTAATGGGCCGGCCAAGCGAGGTGGGGATCAATGGGTTGGCCGCACGCCCACTAACCAGATTGTTAATTTTTCCAGCGCTGAAAATCTTGTTGGCCATTTTGTTACTGTCCGGATAAGCCGGGCATTGCGGCACTCACTTCAGGGTACCTTGGAAAAGGATCTTTTTCCCTGA
- the surE gene encoding 5'/3'-nucleotidase SurE, protein MQKRNILISNDDGIHSFGIRALAEALASLGKITVVAPDREQSACSHSLTLRNPLRVEKLEEGFYAVDGTPTDCINLAVNAIMKDNPPDLVVSGINKGGNLGDDVTYSGTVAAAFEGTLLGIPSMAVSLVIGREHHFETAARVAVEIAGKIFQQGMPEDTLFNVNVPDCPWDALPGYRITAQGKRIYSDAITENKDPRGQKYYWIGGDVLGGVEIDDSDFQVVQQGYVSLTPLHLDLTNYRVMESIRGWEWSR, encoded by the coding sequence ATGCAAAAAAGAAATATTTTAATATCTAATGATGATGGAATTCATTCCTTTGGAATCAGGGCGCTGGCTGAAGCCTTAGCTTCACTGGGTAAGATAACGGTGGTGGCTCCGGACCGGGAACAGAGTGCCTGCAGCCATTCCCTGACTTTGCGAAACCCACTGCGGGTTGAAAAGCTGGAGGAGGGCTTTTATGCCGTTGACGGTACCCCCACCGATTGCATTAATCTGGCAGTGAACGCGATCATGAAAGATAATCCCCCTGATCTGGTGGTTTCGGGTATCAATAAAGGGGGAAACCTGGGAGATGATGTTACTTATTCGGGAACGGTGGCCGCGGCCTTTGAAGGCACTTTACTGGGCATTCCTTCCATGGCTGTTTCCCTGGTGATTGGTCGGGAACACCATTTTGAAACTGCCGCCCGGGTTGCGGTTGAAATTGCCGGGAAAATTTTTCAACAGGGGATGCCGGAAGATACCTTGTTTAATGTGAACGTTCCTGATTGTCCCTGGGATGCTCTGCCCGGTTATCGCATAACCGCTCAGGGTAAAAGAATTTATTCCGACGCGATAACGGAAAACAAGGATCCCCGGGGGCAGAAATATTACTGGATCGGCGGTGATGTTCTGGGTGGGGTGGAAATTGATGATTCTGATTTCCAGGTTGTTCAGCAGGGCTATGTCTCATTAACGCCGCTTCATCTTGATTTGACTAATTATCGGGTGATGGAAAGCATCCGAGGCTGGGAATGGTCACGATGA
- a CDS encoding ABC transporter substrate-binding protein, translating to MKKFRSALLISSLTILILLSNHVSKLSAGETIDIGVLLPLTGHQETIGMIEKQTFELAAEKFNQDGGLNGQQINLIFIDSAANPVRAVNAVRQVLAENGGKLLMLTGGCSSAASWAVAEYAQQQKIPFLINTASSSRITGQQWDYVFRLNPPEEEYLLQPLARYLKDDEEYQSVAIIYENSICMTETARKLKELCGRLKLDLSIWSSYHPGRKNFRRLGTQLTEKQPDILLLVSNQNEAISILSQCRKMEIPPELIVGCSPTFSRQEMWDTAGKILEGVKSVILWQDFLPYDGIDEFSREYSLYFSKSPDYHEAEAYAALEIIAEIFSRAQTFSREEIKNLLAATEMMTVFGPVRFVSDSRYTNQNRLSGHLVQWHQGFLELVDN from the coding sequence ATGAAAAAATTTCGCTCGGCGCTGCTCATATCCAGTCTGACAATCCTGATACTCTTATCCAACCATGTTTCTAAACTCTCAGCCGGTGAAACTATTGATATCGGCGTTCTGTTGCCACTTACCGGCCATCAGGAAACCATTGGCATGATTGAAAAACAGACATTTGAACTGGCGGCAGAAAAGTTCAATCAGGACGGAGGGCTAAACGGACAACAAATAAATCTGATTTTCATTGATTCAGCCGCCAACCCCGTAAGAGCAGTTAATGCCGTCAGGCAGGTTTTGGCTGAAAACGGGGGAAAACTGCTGATGTTGACCGGCGGCTGCAGCAGTGCGGCCAGCTGGGCGGTGGCTGAATATGCCCAGCAGCAAAAAATTCCTTTTCTGATCAACACCGCTTCCAGCAGCAGAATAACCGGTCAACAATGGGATTATGTATTTCGCCTCAACCCGCCGGAAGAGGAATATCTCCTGCAGCCGCTGGCCCGCTACCTTAAAGATGACGAAGAATACCAGAGTGTGGCAATTATTTATGAAAATTCCATCTGTATGACCGAAACCGCCCGCAAGCTCAAAGAGCTATGCGGCCGCCTCAAGCTGGATCTGAGTATCTGGAGCAGCTATCACCCGGGGCGGAAAAACTTCCGGCGGTTAGGTACACAACTGACAGAAAAACAACCGGACATTCTCTTGCTGGTCAGCAATCAAAACGAAGCTATCTCAATCCTGTCCCAGTGCCGAAAAATGGAAATCCCCCCGGAACTTATTGTCGGCTGTTCCCCGACTTTTTCCCGACAGGAGATGTGGGATACAGCCGGAAAAATCCTTGAGGGAGTAAAATCAGTGATCCTTTGGCAAGATTTTCTCCCCTATGACGGAATCGATGAGTTTTCCCGGGAATACAGTCTGTATTTTTCAAAATCCCCCGACTACCACGAGGCAGAAGCCTACGCCGCCCTGGAGATTATCGCCGAAATCTTTTCCCGGGCGCAGACATTTAGCCGGGAAGAAATCAAAAACCTGCTGGCGGCAACTGAGATGATGACCGTTTTCGGCCCGGTACGTTTTGTCAGTGATTCCCGCTACACTAACCAGAATCGCCTCTCCGGGCACCTGGTCCAATGGCATCAAGGATTCCTGGAGCTAGTCGACAACTGA
- a CDS encoding type II toxin-antitoxin system HicB family antitoxin, with protein sequence MQKQKYVYYEENGVYVGFLEEFPDYRTQGKTLDELKQNLKEIYQELNSGTIPHVYHVGELEFA encoded by the coding sequence ATGCAAAAACAAAAATATGTTTATTACGAAGAAAACGGGGTTTATGTCGGCTTTCTTGAAGAGTTCCCTGATTATAGAACCCAAGGAAAAACTCTTGATGAATTGAAACAAAATTTGAAAGAAATATATCAGGAGCTGAATTCAGGCACAATTCCACATGTTTATCATGTAGGAGAACTTGAATTCGCATGA
- a CDS encoding type II toxin-antitoxin system HicA family toxin — translation MKRVDLIKKLKKSGCILIRHGGNHDWYQNPSTIISQPIPRHREIAESLAKHIIKKLS, via the coding sequence ATGAAAAGAGTTGATTTAATCAAAAAACTTAAAAAATCTGGATGCATATTGATTCGCCATGGTGGTAACCATGACTGGTATCAAAATCCAAGCACTATAATAAGCCAGCCAATACCCAGGCACAGAGAAATTGCAGAAAGCCTGGCAAAACATATCATTAAAAAATTGAGTTGA
- a CDS encoding VWA domain-containing protein translates to MSDHADNPLDPADYLTLLEPLFLLEPEFADQLFRDLVAKSPLPAPAEVRILVENSLFWMRDYPELGKAVATGFLQLAGVVSENWQEQYADTVAIGKRITPVIGRSVAEKFVSIIQIENQSLLQLAREVVVAIGPWGPYPLGQVMNALLSLLEAGEEHAAQAYLQMILAALGQQISERELIRYAPLLSRGILFCQPEKRDWQVVQLLRVVKKGYGLAHAFFRGMEKGLAHLSVDDLPLFIAKALHFADETRQSRFLALELLLGLDACRELQTMVPLSAVVGSLSRYLQARSGRSPTIRSIEHLPATSRFMSGPCTDGFRIYLPEEMDRGKTVAENQLIYRLLAGLDLACWEAGSFDFDWQRFREEFCPPEISEKFQMQESEARSQESEVKPRNDLEYFFAGFSHPALAEELLNLIEQGRVISFLKSCYPGFAKQVRSLLGAELKQLAAVAGKWSFWQLLYAWLILDEDLVGLETFDESWPLMLRGIQTTFAKYITAETPVETVAMVVCEVYPLIDTMLSLKEKDGEQTEFPFDRRLRFDLVAKASQDQEERAIKLKAVLEDAGVDFFKADLKRLLKDQGQSLTPEMLKNCLFTMGGDKGFSSSELRSRLSGLDLQQCFPAGEDGGASSLINEKVPTYWYDEWSIQLQDYLRDHVKLLEHQRLGTDTSFYPQVLHEHGGLVRRLRRNFELLRPEGLQILRHWPEGDSFDYDALIEYAIDRRLKITPDERFYRKRLKVDRDVAVFLLIDVSSSTKNKLPDSSKSILGVEKEAVVLFCEALERVGDSFAIAGFSGSGRLAAEFFLVKDFAESLNDEVKSRIGALRPEKNTRMGPAVRHATTKLAAYPAKVKLLVILSDGLPNDQDYSQEYAIEDCRAAIRESRSKFVHVHAITVNAVNSSHFDRLYGDVHHTVIADVKDLPDKLPRIYRALTKQ, encoded by the coding sequence ATGTCTGATCATGCCGATAATCCCCTTGATCCTGCCGATTATCTGACTCTTCTTGAACCTCTCTTTCTTCTTGAACCAGAGTTTGCCGACCAGTTGTTTCGTGATCTGGTGGCAAAATCGCCATTGCCGGCGCCGGCTGAAGTCCGGATTCTGGTAGAAAACAGCCTGTTCTGGATGCGTGACTATCCTGAACTGGGGAAAGCGGTGGCCACCGGTTTCCTGCAGCTGGCAGGTGTTGTTTCTGAAAACTGGCAGGAACAGTATGCGGATACGGTAGCCATCGGCAAGCGCATTACCCCGGTGATTGGCCGTTCAGTGGCGGAAAAATTTGTTTCAATTATTCAAATTGAAAATCAATCATTGTTGCAGCTGGCCCGGGAAGTTGTGGTGGCCATCGGTCCCTGGGGGCCATATCCCCTGGGTCAGGTAATGAATGCTTTGCTGTCACTGCTGGAAGCGGGAGAAGAACATGCCGCCCAAGCTTATTTGCAGATGATTTTGGCGGCTCTGGGGCAGCAGATCAGTGAACGGGAGCTGATTCGTTATGCTCCCCTGCTTTCCCGGGGAATCCTTTTCTGCCAGCCGGAAAAACGGGATTGGCAGGTCGTACAACTTTTGCGGGTGGTGAAAAAAGGATATGGTTTGGCCCATGCTTTTTTCCGCGGCATGGAAAAGGGTCTGGCCCACCTTTCAGTCGATGATCTGCCGCTATTTATTGCCAAAGCGCTGCATTTTGCTGATGAAACGCGGCAGTCGAGATTCCTGGCTCTTGAATTGCTGTTGGGACTTGATGCCTGCCGGGAGCTGCAGACCATGGTGCCTTTGTCTGCGGTTGTGGGTTCTCTAAGTCGCTATCTGCAGGCCCGCAGTGGCCGGTCGCCAACCATTCGTTCTATTGAGCATCTGCCGGCAACCAGCCGATTTATGTCGGGTCCATGTACGGATGGTTTTCGTATCTACCTGCCCGAGGAAATGGACCGTGGAAAAACCGTAGCGGAAAATCAGTTAATTTACCGGCTGCTTGCCGGGCTGGATCTGGCATGCTGGGAGGCCGGAAGCTTTGATTTTGACTGGCAGCGATTCAGAGAGGAATTCTGCCCTCCGGAAATTAGCGAAAAGTTTCAAATGCAGGAGTCAGAAGCTAGAAGTCAGGAGTCAGAGGTCAAACCCCGGAATGATCTGGAATACTTTTTTGCCGGGTTCAGCCATCCGGCGCTGGCGGAAGAACTTTTAAATCTGATTGAGCAGGGACGGGTAATTAGTTTTCTCAAGTCCTGCTACCCGGGATTTGCCAAACAGGTAAGATCCCTGCTGGGGGCGGAATTAAAGCAGTTGGCGGCTGTTGCGGGAAAATGGTCATTCTGGCAACTGCTTTATGCCTGGTTAATTCTTGATGAAGATTTGGTAGGTCTGGAAACTTTTGATGAATCATGGCCCTTGATGCTCAGGGGTATTCAGACAACTTTTGCTAAATACATAACTGCGGAAACTCCGGTGGAAACAGTGGCCATGGTGGTATGTGAAGTCTATCCCCTGATAGATACAATGCTGTCGTTAAAGGAAAAAGATGGAGAGCAAACGGAATTTCCCTTTGATCGCCGTCTGCGTTTTGACCTGGTGGCCAAAGCATCACAAGATCAGGAAGAACGGGCGATAAAACTGAAAGCGGTCCTGGAAGATGCCGGGGTGGATTTTTTCAAGGCTGATTTAAAGCGTTTACTGAAAGATCAAGGCCAGAGTCTGACCCCTGAAATGTTAAAAAACTGCCTGTTTACCATGGGAGGGGATAAAGGTTTCAGTAGCAGTGAACTGCGAAGCCGGTTGTCTGGTCTGGATCTGCAGCAATGTTTTCCTGCCGGAGAGGATGGTGGGGCATCTTCATTAATCAATGAAAAAGTACCCACGTACTGGTATGACGAGTGGAGTATTCAACTGCAGGACTATCTGCGGGATCATGTCAAGCTGCTTGAACACCAGCGGCTAGGTACCGATACTTCTTTTTATCCGCAAGTATTGCATGAACATGGTGGTCTGGTTCGTCGCCTCAGGAGAAATTTTGAGCTGCTGCGCCCTGAGGGGCTGCAGATTCTGCGGCACTGGCCGGAGGGTGATTCCTTTGATTATGATGCCCTGATTGAATATGCCATTGACCGTCGGTTGAAGATTACGCCTGATGAGCGTTTCTATCGCAAGCGGTTGAAGGTTGATCGCGATGTGGCGGTTTTTCTCTTGATTGATGTCAGCAGTTCAACCAAAAACAAGCTTCCTGATTCCAGCAAGAGCATTCTTGGAGTTGAAAAAGAAGCCGTGGTGCTTTTCTGTGAAGCGTTGGAAAGGGTCGGAGATTCTTTTGCTATTGCCGGTTTTTCCGGTTCCGGTCGGCTGGCGGCTGAATTTTTTCTGGTAAAGGATTTTGCTGAATCCTTGAATGACGAGGTAAAAAGCCGCATCGGGGCCTTGCGACCGGAGAAAAACACCCGTATGGGGCCGGCTGTTCGTCATGCAACCACCAAGTTGGCGGCTTACCCGGCCAAGGTCAAACTCCTGGTTATCTTGAGCGATGGACTGCCGAATGACCAGGATTACAGTCAAGAATATGCCATCGAAGATTGTCGGGCGGCAATCCGGGAAAGCCGGTCAAAATTTGTCCATGTTCATGCTATCACGGTCAACGCAGTTAACTCTTCCCATTTTGACCGGCTCTATGGAGATGTACATCATACGGTTATTGCTGATGTCAAGGATTTGCCTGATAAGCTGCCGCGGATATATCGGGCGTTGACTAAGCAATAG
- a CDS encoding CbbQ/NirQ/NorQ/GpvN family protein: MSGHATKIQDYLISAEPYYLPLGNEVELFMAACHERLPLMLKGPTGCGKTRFVEYMAHRLQRPLVTISCHEDLFAADLVGRYLLTGDETVWMDGPLTLAVRHGGICYLDEVVEARKDTTVVIHPLADDRRLLPIDKRGEVLKAHPDFLLVISYNPGYQSVLKDLKQSTRQRFVALEFTYPLPAEESAIVIRESGIDVAVAERLVSLAGKIRHIREQGLAEGASTRLLIYAAQLIRRGIPPLAACRSAITQPLTDDSGLQETLEEIITDMFE, translated from the coding sequence ATGTCTGGACATGCTACCAAAATCCAGGATTATCTGATTTCCGCCGAGCCCTATTATCTGCCCCTTGGCAATGAAGTTGAGTTGTTCATGGCTGCCTGTCATGAGCGGTTGCCGCTGATGCTCAAAGGTCCCACTGGCTGTGGTAAAACCCGTTTTGTCGAGTATATGGCCCATCGCCTGCAGAGGCCGCTGGTAACAATTTCCTGTCACGAGGATCTTTTTGCTGCCGATCTGGTGGGTCGCTATCTGCTGACCGGTGATGAGACTGTCTGGATGGATGGCCCTCTGACTCTGGCTGTCCGCCATGGCGGCATCTGCTACCTGGATGAAGTGGTTGAGGCGCGTAAAGATACGACAGTGGTGATTCATCCGCTGGCTGATGACCGGCGCCTGCTGCCCATTGACAAACGCGGTGAGGTTCTCAAAGCCCACCCTGATTTTTTGTTGGTTATTTCTTATAATCCCGGTTACCAGTCGGTACTGAAAGACCTGAAACAAAGTACCCGCCAGCGTTTTGTGGCCCTGGAATTTACCTATCCGTTGCCGGCGGAAGAAAGTGCCATTGTCATCCGGGAGAGTGGTATTGATGTGGCCGTGGCGGAAAGGCTGGTCTCCCTGGCCGGTAAAATCCGCCACATCAGGGAACAGGGTCTGGCTGAAGGAGCCAGTACCCGCCTGCTGATTTACGCCGCCCAGTTGATTCGCCGGGGAATTCCTCCCCTGGCTGCTTGCCGATCGGCCATCACCCAACCGCTTACCGACGATTCCGGCCTCCAGGAAACCCTTGAGGAAATTATAACGGATATGTTTGAGTAG
- a CDS encoding HIT family protein: protein MAEMNSPDKQPDCIFCQPEILVIRQRSARFYVIEDLNPVTAGHLLIIPYQHIINPLDLAADEMTEAWQLIQQLTTELRQQDATITGFNIGMNCGYDAGQSIFHSHIHLIPRRQGDMENPRGGVRGVIPAKQHY from the coding sequence ATGGCAGAAATGAATTCTCCGGACAAACAACCTGACTGCATTTTCTGCCAGCCCGAAATCTTGGTGATTCGACAGAGAAGCGCTCGTTTTTACGTTATTGAAGACCTAAATCCGGTTACTGCCGGCCACCTCCTCATCATTCCCTACCAACATATTATTAATCCCCTGGACCTTGCCGCCGATGAAATGACGGAAGCCTGGCAGCTGATTCAGCAGCTGACGACTGAATTGCGGCAGCAGGATGCGACGATTACCGGGTTTAATATCGGCATGAATTGTGGATATGACGCCGGGCAAAGCATCTTTCACAGCCATATCCATTTGATTCCCAGACGCCAGGGAGATATGGAAAATCCCCGGGGCGGGGTCAGGGGAGTTATCCCGGCAAAACAACATTATTGA
- a CDS encoding type II toxin-antitoxin system RelE/ParE family toxin: MTWKVKFDERARKELRKLDQATQSNILHYLRERIATKDYPRRCGYPLRKNLSGFWKYRIGAYRVICDIQEDVVTVRVIRIGHRKNVYE; encoded by the coding sequence GTGACCTGGAAGGTTAAGTTCGATGAGCGGGCGAGGAAGGAGTTGCGCAAGTTGGATCAGGCGACTCAATCCAATATCCTTCATTATTTGCGAGAACGAATTGCAACGAAAGATTATCCTCGACGTTGTGGATATCCTCTTCGAAAAAATCTGTCCGGTTTTTGGAAATATAGAATCGGCGCATATCGGGTCATTTGTGATATTCAAGAGGATGTCGTTACTGTTCGTGTCATTCGTATAGGTCACCGAAAAAATGTGTATGAATAA
- a CDS encoding TraY domain-containing protein, which yields MLAIRLPEKVEKRLQALAVKTGRTKSYYAREAIMEHLEDLEDYYLAVHRIENPPERIWLLDELEQGCDLEG from the coding sequence ATGCTGGCCATTAGATTGCCTGAAAAAGTTGAAAAAAGACTTCAAGCTTTGGCTGTAAAAACGGGAAGAACAAAATCTTATTATGCTCGGGAAGCCATTATGGAGCATCTGGAAGATTTGGAAGATTATTACTTGGCGGTTCACCGAATCGAGAATCCCCCCGAACGAATCTGGTTGTTGGACGAATTGGAGCAGGGATGTGACCTGGAAGGTTAA